A genomic stretch from Desulfotignum balticum DSM 7044 includes:
- a CDS encoding DMT family transporter: protein MSLIYLAVIAAVGGIAVALQGQLMGGIDKQVGTLESVFVTYGGGGFLIGIIMILLRGGNLSGLSQVPWYTLLAGPTGLVLIAAIGYSVPRLGLVAAFTILVTAQFITAAVIDQFGLFGADIRPITLSRIIGMLVMFVGIWLVMQ, encoded by the coding sequence GTGAGTCTCATTTATCTGGCCGTCATTGCCGCCGTCGGCGGTATTGCCGTGGCCCTTCAGGGTCAGCTGATGGGGGGTATTGACAAGCAGGTGGGCACCCTTGAAAGCGTGTTCGTCACCTATGGGGGAGGCGGATTTCTCATCGGGATCATCATGATCCTGCTGCGGGGCGGCAATCTGTCCGGTCTGTCCCAAGTTCCCTGGTATACACTGCTGGCCGGCCCCACCGGACTGGTGCTCATCGCCGCCATCGGTTACAGCGTCCCCCGCTTAGGGCTGGTGGCTGCATTCACCATCCTGGTAACGGCCCAGTTCATCACAGCAGCCGTCATTGACCAGTTCGGCCTGTTCGGAGCGGATATCCGGCCCATCACCCTCTCCCGGATCATCGGCATGCTGGTGATGTTTGTGGGGATCTGGCTGGTCATGCAGTGA
- a CDS encoding alpha/beta hydrolase encodes MRFPVIVVIAVLLFLLTRYVFSRKLLYFPMPVNAEQLAQMAARIPEAEEIRISVGKNTVLHGWLVKKDWTGLPTVFYFGGNAEEVSVNLADFSARVSANGVLINYRGYGQSGGSPTEARLKADALAIYDHMATRYSLDATNCAAWGRSLGSSMAAYLALERGLGRLMLTCPFDSIQAVAGAYYPSWLVNLVLEDRHRTIDFAAGITSPTLILVAPNDEVIPTQNTLRLYERLTCPKQLVPVHGAGHNTISSFEVYFDAVNTFLEKDLAHTRSHRLTKDPAK; translated from the coding sequence ATGAGATTTCCGGTTATCGTGGTCATTGCCGTGCTCTTATTTTTGCTTACACGGTACGTGTTTTCCAGAAAACTATTGTATTTTCCAATGCCGGTCAACGCCGAACAGCTGGCACAGATGGCGGCCCGGATCCCGGAGGCGGAAGAGATCCGGATTTCTGTGGGAAAAAACACCGTGCTCCATGGATGGCTGGTGAAAAAAGACTGGACCGGCCTGCCCACGGTGTTTTATTTCGGAGGCAATGCCGAAGAAGTCTCCGTAAACCTGGCGGATTTTTCAGCCCGGGTATCTGCCAATGGGGTTCTGATCAACTACCGGGGATACGGCCAGAGCGGCGGATCGCCTACAGAAGCGCGTCTCAAGGCGGATGCCCTGGCCATTTATGATCATATGGCAACCCGGTATTCACTTGACGCCACCAACTGTGCTGCCTGGGGCCGGAGCCTGGGGTCTTCCATGGCGGCGTATCTGGCCCTGGAACGGGGCCTTGGCAGACTGATGCTCACCTGCCCTTTTGACAGCATTCAGGCGGTGGCCGGCGCATATTACCCGTCGTGGCTGGTGAATCTGGTGCTGGAGGACCGGCATCGTACCATTGATTTTGCGGCCGGAATCACCAGTCCGACCCTGATTCTGGTGGCCCCGAATGACGAAGTGATACCCACGCAGAATACCCTTCGCCTGTATGAGCGCCTGACCTGCCCCAAACAGCTGGTGCCGGTTCATGGCGCCGGCCATAACACGATTTCTTCGTTTGAAGTCTATTTTGATGCAGTCAATACATTTCTGGAAAAAGACCTGGCGCACACCAGGTCCCATCGATTGACAAAGGATCCGGCAAAATGA
- a CDS encoding AzlC family ABC transporter permease, protein MTTGSETHGSHPMEIRGAVQAGIPIFIGYFPAAVAFGILAKGCSTSLLEAFMFSAVVFAGASQFIALNLLMTGMGPGGIILTTLLVNFRHFLMSAYLSTRLRNLAHKTYFLLAFGVTDEVFSVLSFHKKALTPRFVFFLELSAWSGWVSGTVCGYVLGGFLPDILTQSMGVALYALLLAILMPALKTARVTVFLAVLSAVLNTLLIWLDLFPAGWTIIICILVVAFVGAMLTPEKKEVTCE, encoded by the coding sequence ATGACAACAGGATCGGAAACGCATGGGTCGCACCCGATGGAAATCCGTGGCGCTGTCCAGGCCGGTATCCCCATATTCATCGGGTACTTTCCGGCGGCTGTGGCCTTTGGTATTCTGGCAAAAGGGTGCAGCACCAGCCTGCTGGAGGCGTTTATGTTTTCTGCGGTGGTGTTTGCCGGGGCCAGCCAGTTCATCGCTTTGAACCTGCTGATGACCGGCATGGGACCGGGGGGTATCATTCTGACCACCTTGCTGGTGAATTTCAGACATTTTCTCATGAGTGCGTATCTGTCCACCCGGCTCAGAAATCTGGCCCATAAAACCTATTTTCTGCTGGCTTTCGGGGTGACGGATGAAGTGTTTTCCGTGCTGTCTTTCCACAAAAAGGCCTTGACCCCCCGGTTTGTATTTTTCCTGGAACTGTCCGCCTGGTCCGGGTGGGTATCCGGCACGGTGTGCGGATATGTTCTGGGCGGTTTTCTGCCCGATATTCTGACCCAGAGCATGGGGGTTGCTTTGTACGCCCTGCTGCTGGCCATCCTGATGCCGGCCCTCAAGACTGCCAGAGTAACAGTGTTTCTGGCTGTGCTGTCGGCTGTGCTGAATACGCTGCTGATATGGCTGGATCTGTTTCCTGCCGGGTGGACCATTATTATCTGTATCCTGGTGGTGGCATTTGTGGGAGCGATGCTCACCCCGGAAAAAAAGGAGGTCACCTGTGAATGA
- a CDS encoding AzlD domain-containing protein, with amino-acid sequence MNDTLIPLILGMAAVTYIPRLLPFLLLNRLRIPHKVNAFLKAIPVAAIGALIVPGVLTATPDMPAAALAGMGFTLIYGMFRGGIIVPVLGAVGISWLILALAG; translated from the coding sequence GTGAATGACACCCTGATTCCCTTGATTTTGGGTATGGCTGCCGTGACCTATATACCCCGGCTTTTGCCTTTTCTCCTGCTCAACCGCCTGCGCATTCCCCACAAAGTGAACGCGTTTTTAAAAGCCATCCCTGTTGCAGCCATCGGTGCATTGATCGTTCCCGGTGTTTTAACCGCCACACCGGATATGCCGGCAGCGGCCCTGGCAGGCATGGGTTTCACTTTGATTTACGGGATGTTCAGAGGCGGGATCATCGTGCCGGTTTTAGGAGCGGTGGGTATTTCCTGGCTGATACTGGCCCTGGCGGGGTGA
- a CDS encoding dodecin family protein, whose product MSDSVYKIIDLVGASTTSWEDAANKAIAKASGSLRDLRIAEVKKLDIKIEEGKPALFRTNIRLSFKYQD is encoded by the coding sequence ATGAGCGACAGTGTCTACAAAATCATCGATCTGGTGGGTGCCAGCACCACATCCTGGGAAGACGCGGCCAACAAGGCCATTGCCAAAGCTTCCGGATCCCTGCGGGATCTGCGCATCGCTGAGGTGAAGAAACTGGACATCAAAATCGAGGAAGGCAAACCCGCCCTGTTCCGCACCAATATCCGTCTGTCCTTCAAGTACCAGGATTGA
- a CDS encoding glutamate-5-semialdehyde dehydrogenase, which yields MSIETQIIEIAAAAKAASGIMAAVPRKQKDTALMIMADLLETRAEQIKSENQKDVAAARENGLSSAMIDRLTITDKTIVAMAEGLKFVAGLDDPVGTLSDSSIRPNGLEIARMRIPLGVIGIIYESRPNVTVDAAGLCLKAGNAVILRGGSEALYSNLALAQVIAQGLADAGLPDAAAQVIPVRDREAVNILLKQEALVDLIIPRGGEGLIRHVVAHSSIPVLKHYKGVCHGYVDDTADLDMAVEISVNAKAQRPGVCNAMETLLVHEKIADDFLPKLHRAMTQAGVTLKGCEACCRMLENIQPATDEDWAAEYLDLILAVRVVPDMDGAMGHIAAYGSNHTEAIITTDYDRARRFVREVDASLVIVNASTRFNDGGELGLGAEIGISTSKLHAYGPMGIRELTTTKFVAWGAGQIRT from the coding sequence ATGTCCATAGAAACACAGATCATTGAAATTGCTGCCGCTGCCAAGGCTGCTTCCGGTATTATGGCTGCCGTTCCCAGAAAACAAAAGGATACCGCCCTGATGATCATGGCTGACCTGCTGGAAACCCGGGCAGAACAGATCAAATCGGAAAATCAGAAAGATGTGGCCGCAGCCCGGGAAAACGGGTTGTCTTCCGCCATGATCGACCGGCTTACGATCACCGATAAAACCATTGTCGCCATGGCGGAGGGTTTAAAATTTGTGGCCGGGCTGGATGATCCGGTGGGCACGTTGTCTGATTCCAGCATCCGCCCCAACGGGCTTGAAATTGCCAGAATGCGTATCCCTTTGGGGGTCATCGGCATCATTTACGAATCCCGGCCCAACGTGACCGTGGATGCGGCCGGCCTGTGTCTGAAGGCGGGCAATGCCGTGATTCTGCGGGGCGGTTCCGAAGCCCTGTATTCCAACCTGGCCCTGGCACAGGTCATTGCCCAGGGGCTGGCGGATGCCGGGCTGCCCGATGCCGCGGCCCAGGTGATTCCGGTGCGGGACCGGGAGGCGGTCAACATTCTGTTAAAGCAGGAAGCGCTGGTGGACCTGATCATCCCCCGGGGAGGGGAAGGCCTGATCCGGCATGTGGTGGCCCATTCCTCCATTCCGGTACTCAAACACTACAAAGGGGTGTGCCACGGGTATGTGGATGATACAGCCGACCTGGACATGGCCGTGGAAATCAGTGTCAATGCCAAGGCCCAGCGGCCCGGGGTGTGCAATGCCATGGAAACGTTACTGGTGCATGAAAAGATCGCTGATGATTTTCTGCCAAAGCTGCACCGCGCCATGACTCAGGCCGGTGTCACCCTAAAAGGCTGTGAGGCCTGCTGCCGGATGCTGGAAAATATTCAGCCGGCCACAGACGAGGACTGGGCGGCTGAATATCTGGATCTGATTCTGGCGGTCCGGGTGGTGCCGGACATGGATGGGGCCATGGGCCACATTGCCGCATACGGCTCCAATCACACCGAAGCCATCATCACCACCGACTATGACAGGGCCCGGCGGTTCGTGCGGGAGGTGGACGCGTCTCTGGTGATCGTCAACGCGTCCACCCGGTTCAACGACGGAGGAGAACTGGGGCTGGGGGCTGAAATCGGCATTTCCACCTCCAAACTCCACGCGTATGGCCCCATGGGCATCCGGGAACTGACCACCACCAAGTTCGTGGCCTGGGGCGCAGGTCAGATCCGGACCTGA
- the proB gene encoding glutamate 5-kinase: MNAQPPSWLTGPVHRIVVKVGSGVLTRKNSLNIDIIASLSDQICRLYDRGIQVILVSSGAMAAGVTKLGLSKRPSDIPKRQAVSAIGQADLIREWEKAVEKCGRKVAQLLLTRGDLCDRVRYLNARNTINTLLNWQVLPIINENDTVAVKSLQFGDNDNLGAMITMLMDADLMINLTDIGGLFDKDPRIHEDAQLIRVVDNPGQQVEDMAGTIAGPLGTGGMKTKITAARKLTTAGIPKIIACGFTPDILLSIFENTYDGTYFVPKAERLNSKKKWIGLTLQAKGRITIDAGAKDAVVRQHKSLLPSGIVRVDDYFDVGDPVEFMDESKHLLGMGLVNYNATDVLKIMGCQTGQIKDRLGYRPYDEVIHRDNLVIISDPA, from the coding sequence ATGAACGCACAGCCCCCATCCTGGCTCACCGGTCCGGTTCACCGCATTGTCGTTAAAGTGGGCTCCGGGGTCTTGACCCGGAAAAACAGCCTGAACATCGATATCATCGCCAGCCTGTCCGATCAGATCTGCCGGCTTTATGACCGGGGCATTCAGGTGATTTTGGTCTCTTCCGGTGCCATGGCCGCCGGTGTCACTAAACTGGGGTTGTCCAAACGCCCCTCCGACATTCCCAAACGTCAGGCAGTCTCAGCCATCGGCCAGGCGGATCTCATCCGGGAATGGGAAAAAGCCGTGGAAAAATGCGGCAGAAAAGTGGCGCAACTTTTGCTCACCAGAGGAGATCTGTGTGACCGGGTGCGGTACCTGAATGCCAGAAACACCATCAACACGCTGCTGAACTGGCAGGTACTGCCCATTATCAATGAAAACGACACGGTGGCGGTAAAATCTTTGCAGTTCGGGGACAATGATAATCTGGGTGCCATGATCACGATGCTCATGGATGCAGACCTGATGATCAACCTCACCGACATCGGCGGGCTGTTCGACAAAGACCCCCGGATTCATGAAGATGCCCAGCTCATCCGGGTGGTGGACAACCCGGGGCAGCAGGTGGAAGACATGGCCGGCACCATTGCCGGCCCTTTAGGTACCGGCGGGATGAAAACCAAAATCACGGCCGCCAGAAAACTGACCACTGCCGGCATTCCCAAAATCATTGCCTGCGGGTTCACTCCCGATATTCTGCTGTCCATTTTTGAAAACACGTATGACGGCACCTATTTTGTTCCCAAAGCGGAACGACTCAACTCCAAAAAGAAATGGATCGGCCTTACCCTGCAGGCCAAGGGCCGGATCACCATTGATGCCGGAGCCAAAGATGCCGTGGTCCGGCAGCATAAAAGTCTGCTGCCTTCCGGCATTGTCCGGGTGGATGACTATTTTGACGTGGGAGATCCCGTGGAATTCATGGATGAAAGCAAACATCTGCTGGGAATGGGCCTGGTGAACTACAATGCCACAGATGTCCTGAAAATCATGGGATGCCAGACCGGCCAGATCAAGGACCGCCTCGGATACCGGCCCTATGATGAAGTCATTCACCGGGACAATCTGGTGATCATCAGTGATCCGGCCTGA
- a CDS encoding LysE family translocator, whose translation MIHFLFMGLVLGLSAGLAPGPLLTLVVSETLRYHVGAGIRVALAPLISDLPIVVVSVGLLSTMADFEAVLGAISLMGGAVVFRMGVHGLKTRALVIEPEVSGRNALVKGVLVNVLSPHPYLFWISVGAPLVHRAMAVSLAAAMAFIAGFYLLLVGSKVVVALAVGRSRTVIKGRAYVLIMRGLGLALCLLALMLVKDGLTLVGVWG comes from the coding sequence ATGATCCATTTTCTGTTCATGGGCCTGGTGCTGGGCCTGTCGGCCGGGCTGGCACCGGGGCCGTTGCTGACGCTGGTGGTATCGGAGACCCTGCGGTATCATGTGGGGGCAGGGATCCGGGTGGCCCTGGCGCCGTTGATCAGTGATCTGCCCATTGTGGTGGTGTCGGTGGGGCTGTTGTCCACCATGGCCGATTTCGAGGCGGTACTCGGGGCCATTTCCCTTATGGGGGGCGCAGTGGTGTTCCGCATGGGGGTTCATGGGTTGAAAACCCGGGCTCTGGTGATCGAACCGGAGGTGTCCGGCCGCAATGCCCTGGTCAAAGGGGTGCTGGTGAATGTGCTGAGCCCCCACCCCTATCTGTTCTGGATTTCAGTGGGCGCGCCGCTGGTGCATCGGGCCATGGCCGTGAGCCTGGCAGCGGCTATGGCGTTTATCGCGGGTTTTTATCTGCTTCTGGTGGGATCCAAGGTGGTTGTGGCCCTGGCGGTGGGCCGGTCCAGGACAGTGATCAAAGGGCGGGCCTATGTACTTATCATGCGGGGGCTGGGCCTGGCATTGTGTCTGCTGGCCCTGATGCTGGTCAAAGACGGACTGACCCTGGTCGGGGTATGGGGGTGA